DNA from Chloroflexota bacterium:
GGCGCATCAGCTTCGTGACGTCTCCCGACGTCTCGAGGATCCAGGCGACGTTGAACAACTCCGCGAGACGCGTGTACGAGGGGATGCCGGGATCGGCGCCGGGCCCGCGGTTGTTGGCGACGCAGACGGGAAGCGGGCTGCGGATGGCGACCTCGTCAACGTAGTCGTACAGCTCGTCGGGATCGGGCTCCCCGCCCCAGAGCCGCATGGGCAAGAGCAGGTGCGCGACGTCGGCTCCGGCGCGTTGGGCGTGCTCCGCCAGCTCAACGGCGCGCTCCGGGGCCGGATGCGAGATCCCCAGGACCACGGGCGCGCGGCCCGCCACCATCTCCGTGCCCCGCCGCATCAACTCCATGCGGTCGTCCCAATCGAGCATGGTGTACTCGGACTCCTCGCTCGCGCCGATCGCGACGGCGGCCGGCTGACAGGAAGCGAGGATGTAGTCGATCTCGCGTTGAAGGGCCGCGAAGTCGATGCGCCCGTCCGGGTCGAAGGGCGTGAGGCAGGTCGCAATGACGCCGCGCGCGGAGGAGACGTCGAATGCCATGTGCGGTCCCGCTGGTGTGGTGGCCGGATTGTACACAGCGATAATGAATTGGTGGTGTATGGACGAAGGGGGAGAAGACGTGATCGGCCCAGGCGCTGCGGAAATTCGACGCGTGCTGCGTGACGAGCCGATCGTCGTCGTGTCCCCCCACATGGACGACGGGGTGTTCGCCTGCGGCGAGGCGCTGGGCGCGTCGCCAGGCTCGGTCGTGATCACCGTCTTTGCCGGGGGACCGGACGGCGGCACGGCCAGTCTCACCGAATGGGACGCGGCCGCCGGGTTCCGGGAGGGGGACGACGTGATCGCGGCCCGACGCGCTGAGGACGCGCTCGCGCTCCAGTTCCTGCGCGCGCGGCCGGTCTGGCTGGAATTTCGCGATGCCCAGTACGGCCCTTCACCCTCGGTCGACGAGGTGGCCCAGGCTCTCGCGGGAGTTCTCGAGGACGTGGGCGAGCTTCCCGTGCTGTTCCCGCTGGGCCTCTTCCACAGCGACCACGTGCTGACCCACGAAGCGTGCCTGCGGGCCCGAGAGCATACCGATCACGCAGGCCTGTGGCTCCTCTATGCCGACATCAATTACCGGACCATACCGGGGCTGGTAGACGAGCGCTTGGCGGCCCTGATCCGGCGCGGGCTGAGGTTCCGACGCCTCGCGCCAGACCCGAGGCCGGCGAGCGAGCGCAAGCGCTGGGCCGTCGCGAGCTACGGTTCGCAGCTCCGCGCGCTCGCTACGGAGGGACGGCCAGGCTCCGACGATGCCTTCGCCCCGGAGTGCTACTGGCTCATCGAGGCGACGGCGGAGCGCAAGTGAGGCGGGTCGGCGACGAGCGCATCGGCGTCGTCGTGCTCACCCACAACCGCGTGGACCAGCTCCTCGAGATCGTGGCGCGCCTTCAGGCTCTTCCCGAGCAGCCGGAGATCGTGGTCGTCGATAACGGGTCGCGAGATGGCACCGCTGAGCGGCTCGCGCGCTGTTTTCCGACCGCGCGCTGTGTTCGGTCCGAATTGAACCTGGGCGCCGCTGGGAGAAATCTGGGCGTTCGGGCGTGCGCGCGTCGCTACGTTGCGCTGTGTGATGACGACACGTGGTGGGAGGGCGGAAGCCTCCGCCGCGCGGCCGA
Protein-coding regions in this window:
- a CDS encoding dihydrodipicolinate synthase family protein, giving the protein MAFDVSSARGVIATCLTPFDPDGRIDFAALQREIDYILASCQPAAVAIGASEESEYTMLDWDDRMELMRRGTEMVAGRAPVVLGISHPAPERAVELAEHAQRAGADVAHLLLPMRLWGGEPDPDELYDYVDEVAIRSPLPVCVANNRGPGADPGIPSYTRLAELFNVAWILETSGDVTKLMRLAEEIDHRGLARCFTTVESLLINLTMGGSGAAMPPPATFIGGQVVRALDAGDTARAIEWQRILGLFPNRWSRYGTTPVMKAAMRHLGIDLGRPLPPYAPVSRWDEAAIGQFLEEVGLKEPGEDSPPPAPGTLGPARLQTDLLGLRISR
- a CDS encoding PIG-L family deacetylase, which translates into the protein MIGPGAAEIRRVLRDEPIVVVSPHMDDGVFACGEALGASPGSVVITVFAGGPDGGTASLTEWDAAAGFREGDDVIAARRAEDALALQFLRARPVWLEFRDAQYGPSPSVDEVAQALAGVLEDVGELPVLFPLGLFHSDHVLTHEACLRAREHTDHAGLWLLYADINYRTIPGLVDERLAALIRRGLRFRRLAPDPRPASERKRWAVASYGSQLRALATEGRPGSDDAFAPECYWLIEATAERK